One stretch of Leishmania infantum JPCM5 genome chromosome 24 DNA includes these proteins:
- a CDS encoding hypothetical predicted transmembrane protein: MEENATIPYVLSIGTLPTTTAQLLAYVAALVMAGMIEYVVQVLPRCYRFAAARVKEVRSAAKEIWQPPRSIRKTVWCLTTLMRRWEVFTVPGITFVLLYMCAVTSLIHLYIFHRNPDNIQLWTYQETHFDLTSMGPSLVSPVHDPRSLSPYGPRSDRTLAHFCGRPTASSYDGYTGAPHAAYMHHDVERDRYVVRTFGRGGMRVDERRRSGVGRSTYEAFCAAPRSVQRGTPLAPSPWLDGEANWQLGDAAPRHAVNGAFNFTVRPLAVPHAAAAAAATGTTASRSGNADADFTKADQGLRTHYRRYTRDELLQRHAHLDFIYSYVNGSDITRSYTKPFAKTWECWNMIASVQLLWGEMQRSADTDTEAPHIAEDAFSRYIAELLFVSASSPCAMSKLLADVGAGKDAMKRVEASLWWAATHPNGPRSVEDAPLPPPEMTLTNMELLRALGADLESVKPDDIDADCDELRHGMRGLLEHTRSWHRGRMAVVAPYGNVPLWLNHSRNFFMRSLYAAATAAAARAEASGGAADGDNPRVLGTAEARFVKEAHTGTLHYTRIHIVDQRALMPPAPLTTVNSYVVEPFVYRLRNASSVFIYMNDDYLIMKDVDITDFVNEFGGPLLRIRKSDSMEYFESNRDYFRRGLVFNTMLMHRDLDKTPADLEELVQPAAAAAALTSVEGEAAVVRRGVVRASWAAFAAAVDARSSVATPEGGARATSTACASNSSAAVCAWAECAWGAAEGALVRDTCAMPRVSTQGEPAWAADAAGTFALVSPPSTTPGSSEWTWAGQAQMPALVHWGRRVLDRVTADLIAPRYYLETATIVLSDDDIERFPPRAALSSVAEHLRLLIEVLAHVRRDNEEVADTKTSSMQLLHRFTQAVANHEFPTHRVFKTQPRLRKYRMRLDSHAPYPQCRNMWGYIHKRYAPDLNLNMFMERKRTTMDLLPPSTHTAHMLRHPWAASSQYLPYLMAKQAWRMQRGAGLSPLGNDTPVFPVVDVALDNEDGCAPATYITEAEESARYHEFRDDRLWNRRAMDKIRSYQGVKPFTNINSKFSNNAVGETLRNFLEELFPTPMLLEQHWRSAPKAEGGTDELRVSRRIDGESGARDLQFAHVDVNFKRLMHLPLILVSNDEEGFCPLLRSLRHALPNFRGRRVVQVLVPPADGVSLRAARADRRHAYRDFLPVARCSLPADRLRRVTLPADSDVADVVVAGLRLAREDVEVERWEAPALVELRGRRVALRAVQALVIDARTLHTGARGFTELPLALAVPAELLAHEDFAEHLLDTAAQSLVRPPTAAEAATVAAVVPMEEDGRRKEAASAEDFAASVLVLSEADAEVRHTHWAHGASEHDLLSGMPLPYDKMEDMEEMVQWGF; the protein is encoded by the coding sequence ATGGAGGAGAATGCGACTATTCCGTATGTGCTGAGCATCGGCACGCTGCCCACAACCACGGCGCAACTTCTAGCGTACGTTGCCGCCTTGGTGATGGCCGGAATGATCGAGTACGTCGTGCAAGTGCTACCTAGATGCTACCGTTTTGCCGCCGCCCGTGTCAAGGAGgtccgcagcgcagcaaaAGAGATATGGCAACCACCCCGCAGCATCCGCAAGACTGTTTGGTGCCTCACGACGCTCATGCGCCGGTGGGAGGTATTCACGGTGCCGGGCATCACCTTTGTACTGCTGTACATGTGCGCCGTCACGAGTCTCATTCACCTGTACATCTTTCACCGAAATCCTGATAATATACAACTCTGGACCTACCAGGAGACACATTTCGACCTCACGTCGATGGGGCCCTCGCTTGTCTCCCCCGTGCACGACCCGCGCTCCTTGAGCCCGTACGGGCCGCGGTCGGACCGCACGCTGGCGCACTTCTGCGGCCGGCCCACGGCCAGCAGCTACGACGGCTACaccggcgcgccgcacgcggCCTACATGCACCATGACGTGGAGCGCGACCGCTACGTGGTGCGCACCttcggccgcggcggcatgcgcgtggacgagcggcggcgcagcggcgtgggcCGCAGCACCTACGAggccttctgcgccgccccgcggagcgtgcagcgcggcacgccgctggcgccgtcgccgtggctCGACGGCGAGGCCAACTGGCagctcggcgacgccgcgccgcggcacgcCGTCAACGGCGCGTTCAACTTCACTGTGCGTCCTCTCGCCGTgccgcacgcagccgcagccgcagcagccaccggtACCACCGCCAGCCGAAGTGGCAACGCCGACGCGGACTTCACCAAGGCGGATCAggggctgcgcacgcactaCCGCCGCTACACGCgcgacgagctgctgcagcgtcacgcACACCTCGACTTCATCTACTCCTACGTCAATGGCAGCGACATCACGCGCAGCTACACGAAGCCGTTTGCGAAGACGTGGGAGTGCTGGAACATGATTGCgtcggtgcagctgctgtggggCGAGATGCAGCGCTCGGCCGACACGGACACCGAGGCGCCGCACATCGCCGAGGACGCCTTCAGCCGCTACATCGCCGAGCTGCTGTTCGTGTCGGCGTCGAGCCCGTGCGCCATGTCGAAGCTGCTAGCGGACGTGGGCGCCGGCAAGGACGCGATGAAGCGTGTGGAGGCGTCGCTGTGGTGGGCCGCCACGCACCCGAACGGGCCCCGCAGCGTCGAggacgcaccgctgccgccgccggagatGACGCTGACGAacatggagctgctgcgcgcgctgggTGCGGACCTGGAGAGCGTGAAGCCGGACGACATCGACGCAGACTGCgacgagctgcgccacggcatGCGCGGGCTGCtggagcacacgcgcagctggCACCGTGGCCGCATGGCTGTCGTGGCGCCGTACGGCAAcgtgccgctgtggctgAACCACAGCAGGAACTTCTTCATGCGCTCCCTctacgccgctgccacggcggccgcagcgcgcgctgagGCGTCgggtggtgccgctgacgGCGACAATCCGAGGGTTCTCGGCACGGCCGAGGCGCGTTTCGTCAAGGAGGCGCACACCGGCACGCTGCACTACACGCGCATCCACATTGTGGACCAGCGCGCGCTGatgccgcccgcgccgctAACGACCGTCAACAGCTACGTCGTCGAACCCTTCGTGTACCGACTGCGCAACGCGTCCTCCGTCTTCATCTACATGAACGACGACTACCTCATCATGAAGGACGTCGACATCACCGACTTCGTGAACGAGTTTGgcgggccgctgctgcgtatTCGGAAGTCAGACTCGATGGAGTACTTCGAGTCGAATCGCGACTACTTCCGCCGGGGTCTCGTGTTCAACACGATGCTTATGCACCGTGACCTGGACAAGACACCCGCGGACCTGGAGGAGCTTGTGcagccggctgctgctgctgctgccctgaCGTCggtggagggcgaggcagccgtggtgcggcgcggcgtcgtgcgtgcgtcgtgGGCTgccttcgccgctgccgtggacgcgcgcagcagcgtggcgACGCCGGAAGGTGGTGCGAGGGCCACCAGCACGGCGTGCgcgagcaacagcagcgctgctgtgtgtgcgtgggcggaGTGCGCGTGGGgcgccgctgaaggagcgctggtgcgcgaTACGTGCGCGATGCCGCGCGTGTCGACGCAGGGCGAGCCGGCGTGGGCCGCGGATGCAGCAGGCACCTTTGCGCTGGTGTCTCCGCCGTCTACGAcgccgggcagcagcgagtgGACGTGGGCAGGCcaggcgcagatgccggcgCTCGTGCACTGGGGTCGCCGCGTGCTGGACCGCGTGACGGCAGACCTCATCGCCCCGCGCTACTACCTCGAAACAGCGACGATCGTCTTATCAGACGACGACATCGAGCGGTTTCCGCCGCGAGCGGCCTTGTCCAGTGTTGCAGAGCACCTGCGCTTGCTGATCGAGGTCTTGGCCCATGTCCGACGAGACAACGAGGAAGTCGCCGATACCAAGACCTCGTCAATGCAACTCCTCCACAGGTTCACGCAGGCTGTTGCCAATCACGAGTTCCCGACGCACCGCGTGTTCaagacgcagccgcgcctgcgcaagTACCGCATGCGGCTCGACAGCCACGCGCCCTACCCACAGTGCCGCAACATGTGGGGCTACATCCACAAGCGCTACGCACCGGACCTCAACCTGAACATGTTCATGGAGCGCAAACGCACCACGATGGacctgctgccgccatcgaCGCACACGGCGCACATGCTGCGGCATCCGTGGGCCGCGTCGAGTCAGTACCTGCCGTACCTGATGGCGAAGCAGGCGTGGCGCATGCAGCGCGGTGCCGGACTGTCGCCGCTGGGCAACGACACGCCGGTGTTCCCGGTGGTGGACGTGGCGCTGGACAACGAGGacggctgcgcgccggcCACTTACATTACGGAGGCAGAGGAATCAGCGAGGTACCACGAGTTCCGCGATGACCGGCTCTGGAATCGGCGGGCAATGGACAAAATTCGGAGCTACCAGGGAGTCAAGCCGTTCACGAACATCAACTCGAAGTTCTCGAACAACGCGGTCGGCGAAACGCTCCGCAACTTCCTGGAGGAGCTCTTTCCGACCCCCATGCTGCTGGAACAacactggcgcagcgcaccgaaggcggagggcggcacgGACGAGCTGCGGGTATCGCGGAGGATTGATGGGGAGAGCGGTGCGCGTGACCTGCAGTTTGCGCATGTGGACGTCAACTTCAAGCGCCTGATGCACCTGCCGCTGATCCTTGTGAgcaacgacgaggagggcttctgcccgctgctgcgcagcttgCGGCACGCGTTGCCGAACTTCCGCGGGCGGCGCgtggtgcaggtgctggtgccgccggcggacggcgtgtcgctgcgcgcggcgcgtgcggaCCGGCGACACGCCTACCGCGACTTCCTGCCggtggcgcgctgcagcctgCCGGCTGACCGGCTTCGCCGCgtgacgctgccggcggacagcgacgtggcggacgtggtggtggcggggctgcggctggcgcgcgaggacgtggaggtggagcggtgggaggcgccggcgctggtggagctgcgcgggcggcgcgtggcgctgcgcgcggtgcaggcgctggtgatcgacgcgcgcacgctgcacaCCGGTGCACGCGGCttcacggagctgccgctcgcgctgGCCGTGCCGgccgagctgctggcgcacgaAGACTTCGCGGAGCACCTGCTGGACACCGCCGCGCAGTCGCTGGTGCGGCCGCCCACGGCAGCCGAGGCGGCCACggtcgccgcggtggtgccgatggaggaggacggcagGCGTAAGGaggccgcctctgccgaaGACTTCGCTGCGagcgtgctggtgctgtcgGAGGCAGATGCGGAGGTGCGTCACACGCACTGGGCCCACGGCGCCTCCGAGCACGACCTGCTGAGCgggatgccgctgccgtacgACAAGATGGAGGACATGGAGGAGATGGTGCAGTGGGGCTTCtga
- a CDS encoding putative cysteine peptidase, Clan CA, family C12, whose product MPSDESRWCLIESDPAVFREIIQTVGVKGVSVEDLIMLDSSMLEQYEHVYGLVLLFKWQSSEQASPLGTVVKDAPVFFAKQVIHNACATLAIINTLCNYPDQVELGPKVQRYLSFCQELDPEMRGSLLDSFDELREAHNSFAPHSAFTKDGPSPKDADVYHFASFVYRHGHIWELDGLQEGPLQCREATEANYREALVEVVQRRIDDIAAKDTTGAGQGISFSLMTIVDDPVTVLEKKIAALRAEEKPTTALDEELAEMLSLRKKDKEANVRRRHDYNAMIVALLKSLAERGKLEKIVAEVQAKASK is encoded by the coding sequence ATGCCCAGCGACGAGAGCCGGTGGTGCTTAATCGAGAGCGATCCGGCGGTGTTCAGGGAGATCATCCAAACCGTCGGCGTGAAGGGGGTCTCCGTGGAGGACCTCATTATGCTTGACTCCTCGATGCTGGAGCAGTACGAGCACGTCTACGGCCTTGTGTTGCTGTTCAAGTGGCAGTCGTCGGAGCAGGCGTCGCCGCTCGGCACCGTCGTGAAGGACGCGCCGGTGTTCTTCGCCAAGCAGGTGATACACAACGCCTGCGCCACGCTCGCCATCATAAACACGCTGTGCAACTACCCGGATCAGGTGGAGCTGGGGCCAAAGGTGCAGAGATACCTGAGCTTCTGCCAGGAGCTCGACCCGGAGATGCGCGGCTCGCTTCTGGACAGCTTCgatgagctgcgcgaggcacACAACTCCTTCGCACCACACTCGGCGTTTACGAAAGACGGGCCGTCGCCAAAGGACGCGGATGTGTATCATTTCGCCTCCTTTGTATACCGCCACGGACACATCTGGGAGCTCGATGGGCTGCAGGAGGGcccgctgcagtgccgcgaggcgacggaggcgaaCTATCGAGAGGCGCTCGTGGAGgtcgtgcagcggcgcatcgaCGACATTGCAGCGAAGGACACGACGGGTGCCGGTCAGGGCATCTCCTTCTCGCTTATGACGATTGTGGACGACCCGGTCACGGTGTTGGAGAAGAAGATTGCCGCTCTCCGGGCCGAGGAAaagccgacgacggcgctcgACGAAGAGCTGGCCGAGATGCTGTCACTGCGCAAGAAGGACAAAGAGGCTAACGTGCGTCGCCGTCATGACTACAATGCCATGatcgtggcgctgctgaagtcCCTGGCGGAACGTGGCAAACTGGAGAAGAtcgtggcggaggtgcaggCGAAGGCCTCCAAGTAG